The genomic interval TCTCTCCGTTTGCACTTCCTGTAAGCCGGTGCCCGATAGTAGAAGTAGCTTTTTGTAAGGTTAAGTAGGCATTCGAGCTTTGCAATACTTCCCCATTGATACGTTTAAATACAGCCCCCACATCATCGTTTGCCTTTCGGTATGCCGACAGGAAAGAAAAGCCAATAAAAATGAATGTAGATACGTAGAGTTTTTTCATGTAGGTGCTTCCTGAGTAAGTACAGTATAGGTGACAAATATAGGATTCGACAGGCAAAGCTTTCAAAAATAGATATATAAATCCATTGGATAAGCATTGAACACTGCTATGAACTGGCATTTATGTAATAACCATACAGGATGTATTACCTGATGCACATAAATCGTTAACTTGATGGTGATTTTTAGTAGCTTGTGAAATTGCCGTAAGTTACAACACATTCACAGTAAAAAGAAATATTCACGCAGAATGATTGAAGCAAGTATTTTTTACCGGTCTATGCCCGGCGGATATTTCCTTAAGTTACTGGAATCAAAGGATGCTTCAGCCTTATTTACGACCATTGAAGCGAATAAAACAGAATTGAGCCAGTGGCTACCCTGGGTAGAATCTACCCGTTCGGTAACCGATTCCAGGGCATTTATAGAAGAAAGCCTGCGCAAAAACAAGCGGAATGAAAACATGATTGCCGGTATCTGGCACGGGCAAAAGCTGGTTGGGTGTATCGGCTTTAATGAAATCAATCTCCACACTCGGAAAGCGGCCATCGGCTACTGGCTGGCCAGAAATTACCGCGGAAAAGGAATCATTACAGAATCCTGCCGTGTATTGATAGAATACGGTTTTGGAGAATTAATGCTTAATAAAATTGAAATCCTGTGTGCCGACCAGAACCTTAAAAGCAGGGCAATACCACAGCGCTTGCAGTTTAAAGAAGAGGGCACCTTGCGGGATTACCTCCGCCTGCATGACCAGTATGTGAACATTATTATTTACAGCCTCTCCCGCCGTGACTGGCATGCAATGAGCTAATAGACTTATTTCTCCTTCTCCGGCTGAAAAGCCAGGGAAACTGAGTTCATACAATACCGCAAACCGGTTGGTGCCGGACCATCTTCAAATACGTGTCCTAAATGGCCATCGCAGCGGCTGCAAACCACTTCTATACGCACCATACCGTAAGTTCGATCTGAAATCTCACGCACGCTCTTTTTCTCTAAAGGCTGATAAAAACTCGGCCATCCGGTACCAGATTCAAATTTGGTTTTAGAAGAGAATAGAGGGTTCCCGCATGCAGCACATACGTATGTACCTTTCCCTTTAAAGTTATGGTATTTTCCGGTAAACGCCCGTTCGGTCCCTTTCTCCCGTAATACATAATAGGCTTGCTCACCTAATTGTGCTTTCCATTGTTCTTTAGTCTTTATTACTTTGCCAGTAGTATCACCGGGCATAGCTACAGTTTCAGCAGACTGACTTGAACGAGTCCTGGAGCTAAAGATGAAAAAGCTAAAAACAAAAAGGAAAACAATCAGAAGACCATTGATAAGAAGTGACTTATTCATATACAGCTTTATTTATATAACATTTTGATTGAAAAATAGTTCTGGAAAACCTACGATTATAAAAGCTGTTCGGTTTATTTAGTATCTTTGCAGGCCATTTATTTTATTGATCTTATAATTATTATACGTAACACTTAGTCTGAAACTAAGCTTAGGTTAGTAGTCATGAAAAAATACAGTATTTTACTTTACTATTGCTATACGCACATAGAAGATCCTGAACAGTTCAGGGAAGCACACCACGTTTATTGTCTGGAAAACGGAATTTTAGGCCGCATCATTGTGGCACAAGAAGGACTGAATGGAACCGTTTCAGGTCTTAGGGAAGATTGCGAAAAGTATATGCATGACCTGAAAGCTGACCCCAGGTTTTCCCATACGGAATTTAAAGTGGAAACCCACGATACGCATGCTTTTCAAAAATTGCATGTACGGGTAAAATCTGAAATTGTACACTCCGGCTTACAGCACATTCGTCCGCAGGAGAACACCGGAAAGTATGTGGAACCTGAGGAATTTAAGCAGATGAAAGATTCCGAAGATGTGGTATTGCTGGACGTACGTTCTAATTACGAACATCAGATAGGCAAGTTTAAAAATGCCGTTACCCTGGATATAGAAAACTTCCGTGATTTTCCGGAGAAAGTACAGGAACTGGAGAAATATAAAGATAAGAAAATAATCACCTACTGCACCGGAGGCATTAAATGTGAAAAGGCAAGTGCATTTCTGCTGGAAAAAGGCTTCTCAACTGTATACCAGTTGCATGGCGGAATTATCAAGTATGGCCTGGAAGCTGGTGGGGAAGATTTTGAGGGCAAATGCTATGTATTCGACAACCGCATTGTAGTAGATATTAACAAGGTGAATCCGGCTGTTATTTCCCGCTGCTATATGTGTGATACGGAATGTGACCGGATGATCAATTGTGCCAATCCAGTGTGTAATAACCATATTCCTGTATGCGAAAACTGCGGCTGGAAAATGGAAGGTGCCTGCTCGGAGGATTGCAAAGAACACCCGGAAAAAAGGCCCTATGATGGCACTGGTTATTATCAAAAACAAACGAACGGCTATAATCCCTACAAAGGGCTGATCAGAAGTAAATGATGTAAATATAAATACAGAGAGAAATTGTAATTTCGAGAATATAGCTTCTCTCCTGCCCTTGTCTGTTCAATCTATTACGTCTGTTATAACTCATTCGCATGAAGCTATTTTCAAGTTCTGCCGAACCTATGAACATCATTCCGGAATCGGAATTGATCCTCA from Rhodocytophaga rosea carries:
- the msrB gene encoding peptide-methionine (R)-S-oxide reductase MsrB — encoded protein: MNKSLLINGLLIVFLFVFSFFIFSSRTRSSQSAETVAMPGDTTGKVIKTKEQWKAQLGEQAYYVLREKGTERAFTGKYHNFKGKGTYVCAACGNPLFSSKTKFESGTGWPSFYQPLEKKSVREISDRTYGMVRIEVVCSRCDGHLGHVFEDGPAPTGLRYCMNSVSLAFQPEKEK
- a CDS encoding GNAT family N-acetyltransferase, yielding MIEASIFYRSMPGGYFLKLLESKDASALFTTIEANKTELSQWLPWVESTRSVTDSRAFIEESLRKNKRNENMIAGIWHGQKLVGCIGFNEINLHTRKAAIGYWLARNYRGKGIITESCRVLIEYGFGELMLNKIEILCADQNLKSRAIPQRLQFKEEGTLRDYLRLHDQYVNIIIYSLSRRDWHAMS
- the trhO gene encoding oxygen-dependent tRNA uridine(34) hydroxylase TrhO, whose amino-acid sequence is MKKYSILLYYCYTHIEDPEQFREAHHVYCLENGILGRIIVAQEGLNGTVSGLREDCEKYMHDLKADPRFSHTEFKVETHDTHAFQKLHVRVKSEIVHSGLQHIRPQENTGKYVEPEEFKQMKDSEDVVLLDVRSNYEHQIGKFKNAVTLDIENFRDFPEKVQELEKYKDKKIITYCTGGIKCEKASAFLLEKGFSTVYQLHGGIIKYGLEAGGEDFEGKCYVFDNRIVVDINKVNPAVISRCYMCDTECDRMINCANPVCNNHIPVCENCGWKMEGACSEDCKEHPEKRPYDGTGYYQKQTNGYNPYKGLIRSK